The genomic DNA ATCTCTTCGAGGATGACCTTCTTCTCCATGTCGAAGTCGTCCTGGCGGAGACTGGGGTGGATCAGCGTGGAGAGCAGCTCCATCGCGGTGTCGATGTACTCGGGGAGAAACGAACCGTAATAGAGGGTGATCTCTTCGCTGGTCGAGGCGTTATAGTTCGCACCGATCTCGTCGAAGATGCGGTTGACATCGTCGGCCGTGTATTTTTCGTTCCCCTTGAAGGCCATGTGCTCGAGGAAGTGACTGACGCCGGAGACGTCGGCGGTTTCATCGCGCGAGCCGGTGCGGACGAAGTAGCCGATGGCGAGGCTGTGTGCGTTGGGATTGAGTTCGGCGATGATCTGCAGGCCGTTGTCCAGTTTGGTTTCATGAAAGATCACGGGGCACCTCCAGCGGTTTGGGGCCGATCGTTAAGACGGTGAAATTGGCGGCGGGATGAGCGTGGACATAACCAAGAATTCGGTCGGTCGTGAGCTGCTGAATTTCGTCGTGAATCTGATCGAGGGTCGTAATATGTTTGAGATAGAACCAGTCGCGGGCGATCGAAGCAGCGCGGGAAGATGTCGATTCCTGCGACATGATCAGCGAGCTTTTGGCGCGGGCCTTACAGCGTTCGAGTTCGGAGATGTCGATGCCTTCGCCGAGTCGCTGGAGTTCGTGGAGCGTGACGTCGAGTGTTTCCTGGGCCCGTTCGGAGGTGGTGCCTGCGTAACAGAGGACACGCCCGATGCCCGGCATGCCGACGAGCGAGGCGGAGACGGTGTAGCAGAGCCCCCGCTTTTCGCGGACTTCGGTAAACAGGCGGGCGCTCATGCCGCCACTGAGGATGCCGACGGCGGCCCAGGCGGTGTAATAGTCGGGATGGCCGTAGGGGACGGCGTCATAAGCGACGCCGAGGTGTGTCTGGGTGGTTTCCTGTTCGGTGAAGAAGGTTTTCTCGGTCGGGAAATCCAGAGCGGGTTCTTCGCGGCCGGCACTGGGTTCCCAGTCGCCGAAGAGGCTTTCGATGAGATCGCGGACTTCGTCGAAGTCGATGTTGCCGGCGATTCCGATGATAGTGTCGTCGGGATGGAAGCCTGCATTGTAATGGGTGCGGACATCATCGATGGTGATGCCTGCCAGGTGCGCGAGTTCGCCGTCACTGGGAAGTCCCCAGGGAGCGGGAAAGGCGCGGCGTTTGAGTTCGACGAGTGCTTTCTGCCGGGCATCGTCTTCGACCGACAAGAGGGCCTGAGCGACGCCGGCGCGGGAGGCATCGAACTGGTCCTCGGGCAGATGTGGCTCACGAATGATATGGGCATAGATTTTGAGGGTTTCGCCGATCTTGTCCGCGAGGGTTGCCCCGGTGAAGGTGATGTGGGCGTTGGAGACGCCTTCGTGTCGCTGAACGCCGAGGTTGTCGAGGGCACTGGAGAGCTGCTGGCTGTCGTACTCCCCTGCTCCGCGGGAGATCAGATCGGCGAGGATGCTGGCGGTGCCGTGTTTGTCGGGGGGATCGTAAATGCTGCCGCCGGGGACCATGATCGTGAATGCGGCCGACTGGACGTCGGGCATCGACTCGGTCACCAGTGTCAGCCCGTTTGGAAAACGATGCGTTTGAATCAGTTGTTTGCCCATACGGGTTGCAACCTTCCTGACTGGAGAGACGGTATAAACTGTGAGCAGAACGGGCGTCGCGGTGGGTCTCGGCTGAAGGGAGACAGCGTTTGTCGTTCTGCAGTTGGATGTTATCGGAAATACTGGGGCGATCTTAGCGACTCGGCTGGTGAATTGGTAGTGTCATTTCGGGCTGGGATGGGAGTGTTGCTGCAAATGGTTGAGATGAATTGGGGGAGGCTGAGATCGGGTTTTATCGATTGGGGAGGTTTCTGTTTTTTCACTGTTGGACAAGCCAACAGATGGCGCCCTACGGAAGGGGTTGGGGAGTTGAATATGGATTGTATCGTTGAGCTGGGACCTCCTGTTGCCTGCGGCAATCTCGGATTGCATCCGAGACCACCCG from Gimesia sp. includes the following:
- a CDS encoding pitrilysin family protein; the encoded protein is MGKQLIQTHRFPNGLTLVTESMPDVQSAAFTIMVPGGSIYDPPDKHGTASILADLISRGAGEYDSQQLSSALDNLGVQRHEGVSNAHITFTGATLADKIGETLKIYAHIIREPHLPEDQFDASRAGVAQALLSVEDDARQKALVELKRRAFPAPWGLPSDGELAHLAGITIDDVRTHYNAGFHPDDTIIGIAGNIDFDEVRDLIESLFGDWEPSAGREEPALDFPTEKTFFTEQETTQTHLGVAYDAVPYGHPDYYTAWAAVGILSGGMSARLFTEVREKRGLCYTVSASLVGMPGIGRVLCYAGTTSERAQETLDVTLHELQRLGEGIDISELERCKARAKSSLIMSQESTSSRAASIARDWFYLKHITTLDQIHDEIQQLTTDRILGYVHAHPAANFTVLTIGPKPLEVPRDLS